TCACAATAAGTTAATGTTTTTGAAGGGCAGAGCGATCTGTCCTTCGTTTTGCTGTATGAGATTAAACGACAGCATGTACAAAGATCGCACAGCATTTACGAAGAGAATCATGATAGGATAAACGGCCGGTTAAGATGAACAGTGGTGACAACTGCGCGGGCATTGTATATAATTGAGACGATAAAGGAAAGCAGGGGAGCGTTATGGAACAAGAAAAGGATTTAATTCAAAGCCAGCAGGATGAAAATCTCGTATTGAAAGCTGAAAACCTTACACTGGAAACTGAGAATCTGGCACTGCAAGATGAGAACCTCGCGCTGAAGCTCGAAATCGAGGAAATCAACACGGAACTCGAACATCTCAAGCTGGAAAAAATGACAGCGTTGGTTCTGGGTGATGCCATTGATGATGGGATCTGTATCGTAAATGCCAATGGTTTTGTGACCAATATCAATCGCTGTTATACAGAAATTACCGAGATCACAGAAGAAGAAATCGTAGGGAAGTCCATTGAGGAGCTGCTGGAAAAAAAATATTTTTCCGAAGCGGTATCTCTTGAGGTACTCAAGACAAAGAGAAAGGTTTCTGCTCTTTCGACTATTTATCGGAATGACAAGAAGGTTCTAATTGTCGGCATTCCATTTTTTGACTCCAATCACGAAGTTCTTAAGGTCATTACTGTTATGAGAAATATGACAGAGCTGATCCGCTTAAAAGAGGATCTGGAGAACTCAGAAATTAAGAAACGCCAATATAAAGAGGAACTGAAGTCCCTGAAGAGGGAGCGGGCAGAAAACGGGTTTCTGGGAAGTGATCCAACCATTCTGCGTGTGAAAGAGCTCATTCAATATGTTGCCCAGACAGATGCCACTGTACTGATTACAGGGGAAACCGGCTCAGGGAAGGAAGTGGTTGCCCGTGAAATCTTCAAACAGAGCAAGCGGAAGAATGGCCCTTATGTCAAAGTCAATTGCTCTGCTATTCCCGAAAATCTTTTGGAATCAGAACTATTCGGGTATGTAAAGGGTGCATTTACTGGTGCTGACAAGAAGGACAAGAAAGGGCTATTTGAGACAGCCAATCACGGGACGATTTTACTGGATGAAATCAGCGAGATGCCGCTGAAGCTTCAAACCAAGCTCCTGCGGGTACTCCAGGAAAGAGAACTGATCAGAGTAGGCGGAACAGAGAGCATCAAGATCGATACAAGAGTCATTGCCTCTACTAATAAAAGTTTGGAGGAGATGGTGAAAAACAATACCTTTCGAGCCGACCTCTATTATCGGTTGAACGTATTTCCAATTGCGCTCCCTTCCCTGAGGGAACGGAGGAATGATATCCCGGAGATCGCTTCTGGCTTCCTCGCCAAATTTAACCGCTTCTATGAAAAAAATAAGGAATTTGCAGGTCAGGCAATTGAGGCGCTGACAGAATATGAGTGGCCTGGAAACGTGCGGGAATTGGAGAACATTGTGGAGAGGATCGTGATTATCTCCTCCAATCGGATCCTGGGCAGAGAGGATGTTGAAAGAATTATTTATATGGGTGAAAAAAAGCCCAATATTGTAGAGACCAGAAGTATCAGCAGGGTCGGGCTGAAACAGGCTGTACAGAACTATGAAAAAGAGATCCTTGAGCGGGTTTTGAAAGAGTATGGCAACTCTTACGCTGCCGCTGATGTTCTGAAAACCACACAGCCGACCATCGTTAGAAAGGCACAGGCTTTGGGTATCCCCCTCAGGAGAAAAACGTAGAGCAAGCACGATGCGAAAATGTATTGTGACAATACGAAAACGTATTAATGTTGAAATTTGCCCTGTTTTGAGGCGTTATTTCATAGGTATTTTTATATTTTAATACAAAAACGTATTGAAAAAGATAATTTTTTAACAATAAAAGGTAAATTTTCTGTCTGATTAAAACTAAATTTAAAATCATTTAAATTTTTCAAACCTCTGAATCGCTTGTGTTTAGCGATGTATGAGGTTTTTTTATTGGCAGGTAATCAGAAAAATTTTAAGTTTGGCATGACAGTTGCGAATATATAGTGACAAATCGCTTGGAGGTGAAAAAAATGAAAAAAGTCGAATTGAAGG
This genomic window from Clostridiales bacterium contains:
- a CDS encoding PAS domain-containing protein; translated protein: MEQEKDLIQSQQDENLVLKAENLTLETENLALQDENLALKLEIEEINTELEHLKLEKMTALVLGDAIDDGICIVNANGFVTNINRCYTEITEITEEEIVGKSIEELLEKKYFSEAVSLEVLKTKRKVSALSTIYRNDKKVLIVGIPFFDSNHEVLKVITVMRNMTELIRLKEDLENSEIKKRQYKEELKSLKRERAENGFLGSDPTILRVKELIQYVAQTDATVLITGETGSGKEVVAREIFKQSKRKNGPYVKVNCSAIPENLLESELFGYVKGAFTGADKKDKKGLFETANHGTILLDEISEMPLKLQTKLLRVLQERELIRVGGTESIKIDTRVIASTNKSLEEMVKNNTFRADLYYRLNVFPIALPSLRERRNDIPEIASGFLAKFNRFYEKNKEFAGQAIEALTEYEWPGNVRELENIVERIVIISSNRILGREDVERIIYMGEKKPNIVETRSISRVGLKQAVQNYEKEILERVLKEYGNSYAAADVLKTTQPTIVRKAQALGIPLRRKT